A section of the Ranitomeya imitator isolate aRanImi1 chromosome 7, aRanImi1.pri, whole genome shotgun sequence genome encodes:
- the LOC138645324 gene encoding voltage-dependent calcium channel gamma-3 subunit-like, whose amino-acid sequence MCKKIDHFPEDADYEQDTAEYLLRAVRASSIFPILSVGLLFFGGLCVAASEFYKNKQNVILSAGIFFVSAGLSNIIGIIVYISANAGDPGQSDSKKSNYSYGWSFYFGALSFIIAEMVGVLAVHMFIEKHRQIRAKSHSDLFKKSAFTRIPSYRYRFRRRSSSRSTEPRSRDPSPVGKSFNPIPTSDISLYTLTARDPTKMTVGSLLNSEREHNFLQVHNSIQKDYKESLHNNPSNRRTTPV is encoded by the exons GTGCGGTTCGAGCTTCCAGTATCTTTCCCATCCTTAGCGTCGGCCTTCTGTTCTTTGGGGGTCTCTGTGTCGCGGCCAGCGAGTTTTACAAAAATAAGCAAAATGTCATTCTCAGTGCGGGGATCTTCTTCGTCTCGGCGG GCCTGAGCAACATTATTGGAATAATTGTCTACATTTCTGCCAATGCCGGAGACCCCGGCCAAAGTGACTCCAAGAAAAGCAACTATTCTTATGGTTGGTCATTTTATTTCGGGGCCCTATCATTCATTATTGCCGAAATGGTTGGAGTTTTAGCTGTACACATGTTTATCGAAAAACATCGGCAAATAAGAGCTAAATCCCATTCCGACCTCTTCAAGAAGTCTGCCTTTACCCGGATACCAAGCTACCGGTATCGTTTCCGGAGGCGTTCCAGCTCCCGTTCTACAGAGCCTCGCTCTAGAGACCCTTCCCCTGTAGGCAAAAGTTTCAACCCTATTCCCACTAGCGATATTTCCCTCTACACCTTAACTGCCCGAGACCCTACCAAGATGACTGTTGGCTCTTTACTAAATTCCGAAAGGGAGCATAACTTTCTTCAAGTTCACAACTCCATACAAAAAGACTACAAGGAGTCGTTACACAACAATCCTTCCAACAGGCGCACCACACCGGTCTGA